From the genome of Etheostoma cragini isolate CJK2018 chromosome 23, CSU_Ecrag_1.0, whole genome shotgun sequence:
TGTCAaaatgtacacactgtacactgtacACTGTAGCACACTGTAGTGTACACAGTGAACTACATGTAAGGCTATCCAAATTGAGGCATTGCAAAGTAAGGCAGTAGTAAAACCCTGAGTGTAATACATTAAGGTGTATTTATCTTACTTACGGAATGGacttttcatttgaaagaaaaaaactatttttgaaaaGTTGTATTGTCTCGCTTTAAAGGAGACCCCAGGAGAAGTAGTTGCCAAggtgaaaacaataaaacttcCATCATTAAGTTGTGCTAACAGAATTGATGTTCTGAAATGTGTGCACTAAGCAGCTTTCCTCTACATTTAttaaactgagaaaacaaaaataagcgTGGCCAACCGTATTCAAAGCAGCATAGATGAAAGTAAAGCAAATGGGATAACATTTGTGTGTCCCTAAAAAgcggagagagatggggaacaAGTGAGATAAAGCTTAAAAGCAGCCGTTAGAAAAGCCTGCAGTACCTGCATTTCCTTGGTATTTCCCAACATGGAGTTTAAAAGCTGCTTGTTCATTGCCCAATCTGAAGTTTCTGTACTCAGCAAAAGCAGTGACATCTTTGTGGTCCCACAGGTCGACCCTCATGGTCCACTTCTTGGTCTTGTTCTTGGTCATAGAGAAAATTGTCTTCAGACCGAGCCAGTAGTCCTCTGAGGGAATCATCAGAGCACAAGCACGGGATTTAGGTATTTCTGATCATTTTTTTGCCTTGAGTTACTGAGTGAGTGTTGTGTCATTACTGCAGGGTGCAGGCCTTTAGGTCACCTGCATAGTTGGGCAGGAACTCAGGGACAGCTGAAAGTTTGGGCTTTCTTTTAGCTCACATTATGCTTCCCTCCAAAACTAGTTGGCGCCActaatttgcatacatttctgTGTGATAGAAAATGTGCATATTACCCTCAGAGTGTATATTAATTTAGTTCTAAAGCTGCTTTTTGTCAGCCATTCTCAAAGAAAGCATGTGAGAAAAGGGGCTTTTTCCAGCCAATGTCAATAAGAATAAACAATCTCTTTAATGTGACTGAAGGTCTCATATTGTTAAAAGcgagatttccatgtcttttttgatTGTAAGGCTGAGGTGCTAGATAAATACTGGGAAAGTATCTAAGCGCTCAATctacagagaaatgcacacagcccgtaTTCATAAATTGTGCctttaaacaaaatgtcaggACTTCCGCATGGTTGTGATTTCACACTTGTTCTGTATAGAGGTAGAAAGTGTTACTACAGTGTCATTACAGTGCTCAGACCCAGAGAGTGCAGATGTGGAAGACCTCATAATGCTGACCAATAGGAGGAGGCTaggcttttttggggggggggcttaaagagataTGTGATAAAACAGAGCGTAGGCCTACATTTCTGCAGAATGTATGagaaacattaaagcatgtaaatatgttctagtagataatacaaatataaaccTGATGATGAGCATAATATTAGACCTTTAACAAAGACCTTTCTGGGACTGTTatattcactgtgtgtgtgtgtgtgtgtgtgtgtgtgtgtgtgtgtgtgtgtgtgtgtgtaaggcgTGTCACAGTCAAATTAGAATTTAGCCTGCACCCATCAACAAACAACCAAATAACAGCGTTTACTTACGTGTCAAGTTTCCGAAACCCTTTTTATATGCAGCCCATTTCCTGTTGAAGGAAACTGCTCCGCCACTGCGCCTCTGAAACACCGTCCAGCCTCCATCTGGCCGCATCTCACAGTACACCTGAGCAGTAGAAATGATCAGAGGCTTTTCACACACTCCCTAAAGATAAGGCACAGCACTTTGGAAAAGACCACATTATGTGTTAGATAAACAAGAGGACTACATGCTctagtttatttttctttccaaaatcTTTCTTAGGTCTGTTTATTGATTTCAGTCAGCTTATCATTTTCAGTGAATTTATATtctttattgattaaaaaataccTTGGTCCAAACGGGGACTTGAACTAGCTAACTCCCCACGGACTGAGCTACCGCCACCCAAACTATGCATATGATTTAAGTGAAAAAATGTAAGTACTACATTTTAAGATTCAGGACCGACACTGCACCAATTCTGCCGCCacggtatcagaaatagggctgTACAAAAGGCCATCTATCAGCAGTGATTGTCACAGcgcatgtcggagaatagcacGGACATGCGCTTCCCAATGTGGGCAGACACAGGCGCTTTATTATTTAGGTGCTTTATTACATATGCTACAGTGACACTGCATTAGGATGATGTAAACAATAGGGggtgtattgttattatttgccaTATATTtaattcctatgcattgtgttttGAAGCCTTTACAatcttgtttatttctttgcagaaccacaaatatacacacacacaaacaacaataccAAAGCTACCCACGcccatgtttgtactgttgctCAATCtaaataaagcatcaacagagagaagttgtctccgccCCTATTTTAACGGACACACCTgaggccaagttggaaaccagaatcagctacAGTGAAGTTTAAAATACAGTCCTATTCTAGCCATCACTAACagtaatataatttaaattggAAATAGTATACACGTAgtcatttgggttttggtttcccTATGCATAATTAATTTTGCAGACCTGATGTAGATATGAGGTGCCCTTTAGTTCCTAAAATATTCCTCCTTGTGTGtgaatagataaataaatgaacaaatatatttgtttgtgttgcagcgAAGTTTCAGTTATtgcccccactgctaaaaaaaaaatcctaaaggaaacactgtaaaaGCAAAGCTTGTACTTGTTTGTACTTTGTACATAACATGTCAGGAGTCTGTTAATGTACCTTAAATGGGATGTCGACTCCTTTAGGCTGGATTACATAAATGCCACTGGATGCTTGTGGCTCGAGAGCCTTTATCTGTGTGCAGTCTGTTCCTGAGGTTAGCAAAACAAGAAATGAATCTGAATACATAAATAGAACAGATAGTGCCTCAAACCTTCCATAAGTTGTACATTACACAAAATTGTAAGTGTATTATAAGCAATAATAACATTGGCTGTACCATGGGAAGAACGTACATTCTTGCGTTTCTagaaatacaacagaaaaaaacactgttttaaaaattagactttaaaatacagacattagAGCCAGAGCTGGAGAATACAGTTAATTTGTTCTGGTCAAAATATTAAAGATAATAGTGTGGGAAGACATTAGAGAGAGGACAGGTTATGTAGTTTTTATTACCTTAGTCTGTTCTGTGCAGTTCAAGAGAAATATCAAAATAATCACACCCCAGTACCCAACCAGACTCTTCATTTTTGACCTGAGTTTGAAAGTGACACGTTAGCCTTAATGGATATCTTTTAAAACCTTTCATAAAGACATCTTTTAGTCAACATGCACAACAGTGTTAGGTCATTGAATGATAAATGAAGAAAACCACAGTTTAAGAAATCAGACATTTCTGTTGTCATTCTCTTTCACAAGACTAAGGGTAAAACACCAATGCAGAGTCAATGTGAATGTAATCATTCTTTCTAACACTTACCTCTGTGTTGGATGAACCTTGAATGTCAGCTCAAATGCCACAACAACCCCTTTTCCCACTGAAAAGGGAGCAAAGTCTTTACAACACACCCAGTGGTCTTATTTCCCCTATTCCTCTGTACAACTCACCCAGTGATCTTATTTCCCCTGATCCTCTGAAGTAACTTCTGTTTGTACAAAGTGTGTCACACAGCTTTCACAACTGTGTCATTTAAACTCTGCTGCACTAAAACATTCCCAGCAGTGTTTACAGGCTCATTTCTCTGACCTTTCCCATCTTGTTACACCTGAAACAACAAGGCAAACAACATTCTGAGGCTGAGTCAAACAAGAAAAGCCTGTTACAGGGACACGTACACACTTTCCCCTCATGCCTGTTAGTTAGCATGGGATAAAAAAACGTACGCCCTTCTTTTGAATTTGTTGCCGTGAGTTGAATTGAaattttgacatttgtggttcACAGAGGACGGATCCTACTGACTTTGTTAACTCTGACTCTCGGGAGTCACTAGATGGTAACCCAAGATTTGTGAAGGATCTTGCGTGATAGTTAAGGTTAGTCATAGACCTCAAGTGGTTGAGTTTAGTATAGGTTGTTGTAAAGTGTCTTGCAAGAGGTTTTGCAAATCTAGGGTTATCCTTTGGACAGCATCTGTACTCTTGTATCGGCAGGTGGTCTACatttttagtgaaatgtcttgTTATTCCTGGTGCCCAGAGGATAACTCTCTTTTGTTATTTTCGATCCCCTAAAAGTTCATATAgtgccaccagcaggtcaaactTTTCTCACCTGTCAAAGTGTGTCCAATAAGACATTTTTCCCCACTAGCCCCCCGGGCCAGTAGATCAGGGTTTTACTGGCCCTTTGTATATTTTAACTGGCCTGGACAAAAAGAGGGGAAGAAACATTTTTCCAAAGTATTAATTTACTAATTGAATATTCATTGTAAGGTTTCATCCAAACAACTGCTACAAATATGAGTTCAGTAAATTTAGTTGGATTTGCACTCTAATAGTTAGTAGTTGTTATACAGTAATGCCTGTTTTAACTTGTGTAGAAAGGCCAGAGTGAGGCTGTAGTTTCACTGTGTCTTTGTAAACTTCCAATGTCAAGGATTGTCTTCATGAATAAAtagctaataaaaaaaaagagtaatcaTTGATAACTTTTGTGGAATGGTTTTTGTATGTATGGCATTATTCTCAAAATATGTAACATGGCTAATTTGCCATATTGTTTTGAAGAGAAGACATGCTTATAAAGTGAATATCTATTTTAAGTAAAATTGGGTTATTTAAACAACACCCATCTGGTAACAagtgtgtttcctctgtgtgtttatgttggaGTAAACTGAATAATCACTAGCTAGGTTTACTGGGCTATTTAAAGCCTTCATATTGAAATGATTGTACAATTTCCAACCATAGACCATATATATATTACTAGACCATAGaccatatatactgtatatattactATTAACGGTCTATGTTTCGAACAGCATTTGCACGCACTGGGGAAGCTTACTTTGcggttggctaacgttagctatgaTTGTTATCGCACCTCGTGGTCCCTCAGCTTGACTCCCAGTCTCTAGGAGACCACTTCGTCGGGAGGAAAGCAAACAGCAGCTGGAAGTGAGATAAAGTTGCGGCTGGCTGTCCACTGGAGGGACCGTGACATACACAAATATTATTAGCTAGCTTCCGGCAGCTCCGGTCTGGCAGTGTTTGAGTTTCTGCCGCCGCCAATGAAAGTCCAAAGCAActgttcaatttcaattcaattttatttatagtgtcaattcataacaagagttatctcaagacactttacagatagagcaggtctagatcagcctccagaatttacaaggaacCAACAGTTCTAGCAGTTtcttccagagcaagcaacagtgcgacagtggcaaggaaaaacttccttttgggAAGAAAcatcggacagacccaggctcttgatAGGCGCTGTCTGACGACCaattggggttagaatgaagagtggcgaTAACAGTccgaaaaaaaagtaatttgtagtagttctttgtagtagtttgtggcactgcagggcactgtgcagcattacaaagcacagcaggacgtagctgggcaccgcagatcgtggcaggatgtaacatgaCATCGCAGAACGGAACGTgcagcgggaccatggcgacagctgcaaccatgattttggtgcctccctgatccgaggaaacatgctgggggaaaaagaacataaggactctggggaatgactccccagagctaggttagtaacaagcatttctgggacatagATGCCCACAAAATGGGAAGATAGAAAAGATAGAGGAgaaaggagctcagtgtgtcgaaggaagtcccccaggtgtctaaaactattacagcataactaagagagacagggtaaagagaggagcctgctCAGggtagaactctccccaaccggctGTATGCCCTACCTCCCTAGTTTTATctagcctgatagctgaacgctctggctcccattctacttttagagactctaggaaccataagtaaccctgcattctgggagcgcagtgctctggtggggtagtaaggtactatgagctctttgagataagatggtgcctgaccatgaagagctttgtaggttaGAAGAAGGATTTTTAATTATATCctggaagccaatgcagagaagctaaaacaggagagatgtgatctcttttcctggttcctgtcaggacacatgctgcagcattctggatcaactgaagagtctttatggactttttcgagcagctTGATAATAGAGAATTGCattaatccagcctagaagtaagaAATGCATGGTCTAaattttctgcatcatttttcgACAGGATAtacctgatttttgcaatattacgtaggtgaaaaaaggcggtCCTTGAAACTTGCTTTATGTGAGAATTAAAGgtcatgtcctgatcaaagataactccaagattcctcacagtggtgctggaggccagggtgatgccatccagaataactatctctttggataatgcgtcacgtaggtgcttgggccccagaacaataacttcagttttatctgagtttaacattagaaaattacaggtcatccaggttttaatatcctgaaggcacttTTGAAGGATtaatcgttaacatgaacaaactgagatcaatctgataaataagacttaaaccagtttagagcagttcctttaatgccaatcaaatgttccaatctctgtaatgaGATATGATGGTCACTGgcatcaaatgcagcactaagatctaataacaacagtacagagataagtcctttgtccgATGCAATTAGGAAGTCATTGgcaattttcacaagtgctgtctctgtgctatgattaactctaaatcctgactgaaaatcctcaaataagctgttgctatgcaggaagtcacacagctgtttggcgactactttctcaagaatcttagagagaaatggaaggttggcTATAGGTCTATAGTCTagatcaaggttgggctttttcagaagaggtttaattacagctacgtTAAAgtactgtggtacatagcctgttaataaagattgattatatcaatttatttatttatatagcgcttttctagtcttaacgactactcaaatcGTTTTTACATCTTCACcgttcaccattcacacacattcacagactaTGGCCGAGGCTGCCACACAAGGTGCCACccgctcatcagataaacactcacacacattcatttaggTATACTTTAGTGTTTAGTGCTTCTATGTGCAGGTTGGAAGATTATAGATGGAAGTTTGCAATTGGCTGTTTAACAGAAACCTTTTTAATGAAAGATGCTACCAATTCACAACATTTTCCGTTGTCCATGTTTTcacataatatatattttgtcctCCATATTGGATTTAAAACAGAGACACTTAGACAACCTAAGTGAGAATTCAgaattctctctttttttcttgttcatcACATTTCTTTCTCCAGCATTGCTGCCACCCTCTGTGATCATTTTCCTTCAATTCCCAAATGGACTTGCACTCAGAATTCGTCAATTCTTTCTGCACTAGCTGACCGAGAAATTAGTTCTTGCACGCCCTCCACTGTAGAAATAGTTACAGAGCAGTCATCTTCCTCCATCCCAAAACCTGGGTAGAGAGGCTCAGTGAAGTTGTTGAAGAACGTATGAAGGTGGCTGAGGGTCCCAAAGGAGACGCTGTAGAAGGACAGGGTGCCACCCGGCCAGTCCAGATACACTCCCACCTTGTGGGAGCGAGACAGAGGCGCTGGTATTTCCACATGCTGGTGGTCGTGTTGAGCGCTGTAGTGATCCTCAGAGCAGAACAGGCTCCAGGATTGATCTGTGATGCCAAACCCGCAAAGGTGAGAGCTTGCCCTCCGACGGATCCCCCGCATCGCCACGGCAACATCCACCCAGCGTCCTCGCCACTCCACCTCCCAGTAATGCCGTTTGGTGAGGCCTTGGTGACACAGCACCTGGGAGACGCTCTCGAACCTCTCGGGGTGATCTGGGTACTGCTGTCTCTCCCTGACCCACGTCCCTTGCTTTCCTCCGttgtagagaaagagagacctGGCGGCTGTTTGGGGGTCCAACGTGATCGTACATGCATCTGTACAAAACAGACACGGGTTTTTCAG
Proteins encoded in this window:
- the LOC117938595 gene encoding angiopoietin-related protein 5-like → MKSLVGYWGVIILIFLLNCTEQTKKRKNVRSSHGTDCTQIKALEPQASSGIYVIQPKGVDIPFKVYCEMRPDGGWTVFQRRSGGAVSFNRKWAAYKKGFGNLTQDYWLGLKTIFSMTKNKTKKWTMRVDLWDHKDVTAFAEYRNFRLGNEQAAFKLHVGKYQGNAGDAIRGAYSGIDQNGYGFSTPDRDNDGCSPCIFGDIAETKCTNSNGGSWWYSRCGSASLNGDWHPAGDHIGWASGLYWHTWNETVQYSLKATRMMIKSV